One Chitinophaga sp. H8 DNA window includes the following coding sequences:
- a CDS encoding DUF2851 family protein — MSVNPLLTEELFQHIWQFRLFSQEGLTTVSGEKVQVMHPGQHNQHEGPDFTAARLRIGDTLWMGNVELHLKTSDWFRHGHQHNPRYSNIILHVVFEHDIAAPVAPYTPCIVLQEHIPKLLLKRYEQLRQSLRFVPCAFGAAKVPLLTWYSWKERLLAERWERKTSNMQAWLVYNKYNWEEVCYWAVAQSFGTPVNALPFLQLAQSLPHHLLIRHRPGLMQLEALLFGQAGLLKGAFIEEYPRQLQEEYHYLQHKYQLKPLVPYAWNWLRMRPASFPSMRIATFAGLLHQSSHLFSRILETETIAALEQLFSVQPSAYWQTHYRFDHPVEKTSRPARLAVHNILINTVLPLLFLYGQQKGIREYQEKALHLLSQLPAEENKITAGWHTMGVPQRCALESQALLQLKQYYCDEKRCLQCAIGTKLLREGIF, encoded by the coding sequence ATGAGTGTTAACCCCCTACTCACAGAAGAGTTATTTCAGCACATCTGGCAATTCCGTTTATTTAGCCAGGAAGGGCTTACTACAGTAAGCGGCGAAAAGGTGCAGGTGATGCATCCCGGACAGCACAATCAACATGAAGGGCCTGATTTTACTGCTGCGAGGCTCAGGATCGGCGATACTTTATGGATGGGAAATGTGGAGCTGCATCTTAAAACATCTGACTGGTTCCGGCATGGGCACCAGCATAATCCCCGGTATAGCAATATCATCCTGCATGTGGTATTTGAGCATGACATTGCCGCGCCGGTAGCTCCATATACGCCTTGTATTGTTTTGCAGGAGCATATTCCCAAATTGTTATTAAAGAGGTATGAGCAGTTAAGACAATCACTTCGTTTTGTTCCCTGTGCATTTGGAGCAGCTAAGGTACCATTGCTTACCTGGTATAGCTGGAAAGAGCGGTTACTGGCCGAGCGATGGGAGCGGAAAACCAGTAATATGCAGGCCTGGCTGGTATACAACAAATACAATTGGGAAGAGGTATGCTACTGGGCAGTAGCCCAGAGCTTTGGTACACCGGTAAATGCCCTTCCCTTTTTACAGCTGGCACAATCTTTACCGCATCACTTACTGATCCGGCACAGGCCTGGTTTAATGCAGCTGGAGGCATTATTGTTCGGGCAGGCTGGGTTGTTAAAAGGAGCGTTTATAGAGGAGTATCCCCGTCAGCTCCAGGAAGAATATCACTATCTGCAGCATAAGTACCAGTTGAAGCCGCTGGTACCTTATGCATGGAATTGGCTGCGCATGCGTCCCGCCTCTTTTCCGAGTATGCGTATTGCCACTTTTGCCGGATTATTACACCAATCCTCTCATTTATTTTCCAGGATTCTGGAAACAGAAACGATTGCAGCACTGGAGCAATTATTTTCCGTACAGCCATCCGCGTATTGGCAAACTCATTACCGGTTTGATCATCCTGTTGAAAAAACTTCCCGTCCTGCCCGTTTAGCAGTACATAACATCCTGATTAATACGGTATTGCCGCTACTATTTCTTTATGGTCAGCAAAAAGGGATCCGGGAATACCAGGAAAAGGCCCTTCATCTGCTCAGCCAGCTACCTGCAGAAGAGAATAAAATCACGGCCGGATGGCACACCATGGGAGTACCCCAGCGATGCGCCCTGGAATCGCAGGCGTTATTACAGCTGAAACAATACTATTGTGACGAAAAGCGCTGCCTGCAATGTGCAATAGGTACCAAATTGCTGCGGGAGGGCATATTTTAA
- a CDS encoding OsmC family protein, whose product MTMQTAQIIYTGELRTTATHLQSGTVIETDAPVDNNGKGERFSPTDLVATALGSCMLTIMGITARQHQWQIEGTRVSIQKIMGTEPRRITGVKVSFDFPEGHQLGEKERTILERAALTCPVAKSVHPDILQDVTFNW is encoded by the coding sequence ATGACCATGCAAACCGCACAGATAATATATACCGGAGAACTTCGTACCACTGCTACCCATCTACAGTCTGGCACCGTCATAGAAACAGATGCGCCTGTAGACAACAACGGTAAAGGCGAACGGTTTTCTCCTACCGACCTGGTAGCTACGGCTTTAGGCTCCTGTATGCTGACTATCATGGGCATCACTGCCCGCCAGCACCAATGGCAAATTGAAGGCACCCGGGTAAGTATTCAAAAAATCATGGGCACCGAACCCCGCAGGATCACTGGTGTAAAAGTGAGTTTCGACTTTCCTGAAGGACACCAGCTGGGAGAAAAAGAAAGAACCATCCTCGAAAGAGCAGCACTTACCTGCCCGGTGGCCAAAAGTGTACATCCGGATATTTTGCAGGATGTAACGTTTAATTGGTAA
- the lipA gene encoding lipoyl synthase, with the protein MQELPVIAAEPAATRVKKPDWLRVKLPIGENYKQVRGLVDTHKLHTICESGNCPNMGECWGAGTATFMILGNICTRSCGFCAVATGRPEPVDWDEPQRVAEAIYIMKVKHAVLTSVDRDELKDGGSIIWANTIKAIRALNPDTTLETLIPDFRGQWENLQRLIDVAPEIVSHNLETVERLTKQVRIQAKYHRSLEVIRRLKEGGMRTKSGIMLGLGETKEEVVQAMQDLTDNGCDVVTLGQYLQPTPKHLPVVRFVHPDEFAELREIGYAMGLDYVESGPLVRSSYHAEKHIHSGRPQ; encoded by the coding sequence ATGCAAGAATTACCCGTAATAGCCGCAGAACCAGCCGCCACCCGAGTTAAAAAACCGGATTGGCTGCGCGTGAAGCTCCCGATAGGAGAAAATTATAAGCAGGTAAGAGGACTGGTAGATACCCATAAATTACATACTATTTGCGAAAGCGGTAATTGTCCTAATATGGGCGAGTGCTGGGGAGCCGGTACTGCTACCTTTATGATATTAGGAAACATCTGTACCCGTAGCTGTGGTTTTTGTGCAGTCGCCACGGGCAGGCCGGAGCCGGTAGACTGGGATGAACCCCAGCGTGTAGCAGAGGCCATCTATATCATGAAAGTAAAACATGCCGTACTTACTTCAGTAGACAGGGATGAATTAAAAGATGGTGGCTCTATCATCTGGGCAAATACCATTAAAGCCATCCGTGCATTGAATCCGGATACTACATTGGAAACGCTGATCCCTGATTTTCGCGGACAATGGGAAAACCTTCAGCGTTTGATAGACGTAGCTCCTGAAATTGTTTCCCATAATTTGGAAACAGTAGAGCGTTTAACCAAACAGGTAAGGATACAGGCTAAATACCATCGCAGCCTGGAAGTGATACGCCGGTTAAAAGAAGGTGGTATGCGTACCAAGAGCGGCATTATGCTGGGACTGGGCGAAACAAAAGAAGAAGTGGTACAGGCAATGCAGGACTTAACCGACAACGGTTGTGACGTTGTAACATTAGGCCAGTACCTGCAACCTACTCCCAAACATCTTCCGGTAGTACGTTTTGTACACCCGGATGAGTTTGCCGAACTCCGTGAAATTGGCTATGCAATGGGACTTGACTATGTAGAATCGGGTCCGCTGGTAAGGTCATCTTATCATGCAGAGAAACATATTCATAGTGGTCGTCCACAATAG
- a CDS encoding TolC family protein, whose amino-acid sequence MKKVFFPVVVISMLFLTGSIYAQQSPDSLLSQATVEDCIRYALAHQPVLKQSQLDEEITERTIKSKLADWYPQVNLDYNIQHYLELPTSFFQNQPTKIGVTNSSAALFSLNQNLFSRDLLLASNTARDVRKQVRQNSTRNRIDVISDVSKGYYDVLLTKKQIEVLDEDVVRLERSLKDAYNQYQSGVVDKIDYKRATISLNNTRAQRKGAQEQLTAKIEYLKQLMGYPTGGSELSLVYDTTEVTSQLAADTAIMVDYKSRIEYQLLQTQQTLLKADLQYNKWSFLPSLSAFINYSFAYQHNEFAKLYDHNYPNSLLGLKLSLPIFQGSKRIHNIRQAELQLKRIDWDFITLKNQINTQYTAAMAVYRSNLNDYTVLKENLEVAKDVYNMVQLQYKAGVKTYLDVIISETDLRSAQLNYFNAMYQVLSSKIDLQKALGTLTANY is encoded by the coding sequence ATGAAGAAAGTATTTTTTCCGGTAGTTGTGATTAGTATGTTATTCCTCACGGGTAGTATATATGCACAGCAGTCCCCCGATTCACTATTATCTCAAGCCACTGTAGAGGATTGTATACGGTATGCGTTAGCGCATCAGCCCGTTTTGAAGCAGTCTCAGCTGGATGAAGAAATCACCGAAAGAACGATTAAGAGTAAACTGGCCGACTGGTATCCGCAGGTGAACCTGGATTATAATATCCAGCATTACCTGGAGTTGCCTACTTCGTTTTTTCAGAACCAGCCCACCAAAATAGGGGTAACCAATTCATCGGCCGCGTTGTTTTCACTGAATCAGAACCTGTTTAGCCGCGACCTGTTACTGGCCAGTAATACCGCCAGGGACGTACGTAAACAGGTGAGGCAGAATTCTACCCGCAACCGCATCGATGTCATCTCTGATGTGAGCAAAGGGTATTATGATGTATTGCTTACCAAAAAGCAGATAGAAGTGCTGGATGAAGATGTTGTGCGGCTGGAACGTAGTTTGAAAGATGCGTACAACCAGTATCAAAGTGGGGTGGTAGACAAAATAGATTACAAGCGGGCCACCATTTCATTGAATAATACCCGGGCGCAGCGTAAAGGTGCCCAGGAGCAACTGACTGCCAAGATAGAATACCTTAAACAATTGATGGGCTATCCTACCGGCGGAAGCGAGCTGTCGCTGGTATATGATACCACAGAGGTAACCTCCCAGCTGGCTGCCGACACCGCCATTATGGTAGATTACAAGAGCCGGATAGAATACCAGTTATTACAAACACAGCAAACTTTGCTGAAAGCGGATCTGCAATATAATAAGTGGAGTTTTCTGCCATCTTTATCTGCTTTTATAAACTACTCCTTTGCCTATCAGCATAATGAATTTGCCAAGTTGTATGATCACAACTATCCGAATTCACTCTTAGGTTTAAAGTTATCCTTACCTATTTTCCAGGGGTCCAAACGTATTCATAATATACGTCAGGCCGAATTGCAATTGAAGCGGATAGACTGGGATTTTATTACTCTGAAAAATCAGATCAATACCCAGTATACTGCTGCAATGGCTGTTTATAGGAGTAACCTGAATGATTATACGGTATTAAAAGAGAACCTGGAAGTAGCCAAAGACGTATACAACATGGTGCAGTTACAATACAAGGCAGGTGTAAAAACCTATCTGGATGTGATAATATCAGAAACAGACCTGCGTTCTGCGCAGCTCAATTATTTTAATGCTATGTACCAGGTACTGTCGAGCAAGATAGATCTGCAGAAAGCATTAGGAACCTTAACAGCTAATTATTAA
- a CDS encoding efflux RND transporter periplasmic adaptor subunit — MKKKNYIVFTCTVGLLSWTACNGPATKSAPAMPPTPVNVVPAATGSAVYYDKYPATVVALNQVELRSQVGGFITGIYFQDGEVVQKGKTLYEIDRRKYEAAYRQAEASIQSAKANYNRAKKDADRYHQLAEQDAIARQTLDNADATLETTRSQVAAAEASLLAARTDLDYSLIKAPFTGRIGISLVKLGAQISPGSTLLNTISSENPIAVDFVVNESDIPRFAAFKGKTVGAQDSTFRLLLPNGVAYTEAGKIIAIDRGVDNQTGTIRVRIEFANPKDELKDGMSAVLMVLNEQSGERVIVPYKAVIEQMGEFFVFIAKDSIAEQHKVHLGPKLKDQVVIMEGVQQGDKVITEGFQRLRDGGKIQIGIPQQPAKAPGK, encoded by the coding sequence ATGAAAAAGAAGAATTACATTGTTTTTACTTGCACTGTTGGGCTGCTTTCCTGGACAGCCTGTAATGGGCCGGCCACAAAAAGTGCTCCTGCCATGCCGCCTACGCCGGTAAATGTGGTACCAGCAGCTACGGGATCAGCCGTTTATTATGATAAATATCCCGCCACAGTGGTGGCATTAAACCAGGTAGAACTTCGCTCACAGGTAGGAGGTTTTATCACGGGTATTTATTTCCAGGACGGAGAGGTAGTACAGAAAGGAAAAACATTATATGAAATAGACCGCCGGAAATATGAAGCCGCTTACCGCCAGGCAGAAGCCAGCATTCAAAGCGCCAAGGCTAACTATAACCGTGCTAAAAAAGATGCCGACCGCTATCATCAGCTGGCCGAGCAGGATGCGATTGCACGTCAGACATTAGACAATGCAGACGCTACGCTGGAAACCACCCGTAGCCAGGTAGCCGCCGCAGAAGCCAGTTTGCTTGCAGCACGTACCGACCTGGACTACTCTTTAATTAAAGCCCCCTTTACCGGAAGGATAGGGATATCACTGGTGAAGCTGGGCGCACAAATCAGCCCTGGTTCCACTTTGCTGAACACCATTTCTTCAGAAAATCCCATTGCCGTAGATTTTGTGGTAAATGAATCTGATATCCCGCGTTTTGCCGCATTCAAAGGCAAAACAGTAGGCGCACAGGATTCTACTTTCCGCTTATTACTGCCTAACGGGGTGGCCTATACAGAAGCCGGCAAGATCATCGCAATAGATCGTGGTGTAGATAATCAAACAGGTACTATCCGGGTGAGGATCGAATTCGCGAATCCGAAGGATGAGCTGAAAGATGGTATGAGCGCCGTATTGATGGTATTGAATGAACAGTCCGGTGAGCGGGTGATTGTACCTTACAAGGCGGTGATTGAGCAGATGGGTGAGTTCTTTGTATTTATAGCAAAGGATAGCATTGCAGAGCAGCACAAAGTACATTTAGGGCCTAAGCTGAAAGACCAGGTAGTGATTATGGAAGGTGTACAGCAAGGAGATAAAGTGATCACAGAAGGCTTCCAGCGCTTACGCGATGGCGGTAAGATACAGATAGGTATACCACAGCAGCCTGCCAAGGCGCCGGGTAAATAA
- a CDS encoding efflux RND transporter permease subunit produces MIANTFIRRPVTAIVISIVLVMVGLLAMMTLPIGQYPEISPPTVQVTGTYTGADAQTVEQTVATPVEVQVNGTPGMTYLQSNSTSNGAMSMTVNFEVGTNINIAALDVQNRVGIAQPTLPQEVQRLGLTVRKRNPSILMLVAMYSPKGTHDITFVDNYTNVYVKDALLRAKGVGDIFTRADDFSMRIWLKPDKLAAMGVTADDIRAALQEQNAQITAGSIGAPPQQTGQTFEYTIFVKGRLTTPKEFEDIVVKTRPSDGTLVYLKDVARVELGKFNYAGNNFVDGKRASYLLVYQAPGSNAIETAEAVVATMEQLKKSFPADIEYVVPFESVTVVKVSIKEVLHTLVEALILVVLVVFLFLQSWRATLIPILAIPVSIIATFIFFIPLGFTINTLTLFGFVLAIGIVVDDAIVVVEAVQHNMDHEKMSPKDATTQAMKEISGPVIAIALILAAVFVPVGFIPGIVGRLYQQFAITIAISVLISAFVALSLTPALCILILRPMNLSKDSKGLNKFFFKFNRWFGHTTSRYSLGVKKSIKLARYVIILLVCIMVGTMLLFKAKPSGFIPTEDEGRLLITFDLPESSSTERTVGVLTSMMRDLDSIPEIAHYAALGGLNVINFATKSNSGTMFCQLKPWDERKEKSQQIFGLVARVQQKFAKYKEANVVVIPPPAIPGLGSTAGFSFILQQKTAGEVKAFEGVLQQFLGEINKRPEIARGFSFFTARTPGYQLDIDREKAKKLGVRISDIGTALQTYMGSAYINDFTIYGRNFRVLAQADSTYRGDIKNLSQIFVRNQSGGMVPLSTLTSYKVIESAPVISHYNLFRSAEINGGPAPGYSSGDAINALKEVAAQVLPDGYGYEFSGLSREELLSGSKTVYIFALSIIFVFLFLAALYESWSVPFSVLLAVPIGAFGAILVLTFLPSLSNNVYAQIGLITLIGLSAKNAILIVEFAKERVDRGMELVTAAVEAAKLRLRPIIMTSLAFLLGIMPLVLSSGAGAEARKTMGWTVLGGMFTATFLAIFIVPVLFVVITRLAYGKAKLQQMRELYNEIPDRDVQGKL; encoded by the coding sequence ATGATTGCAAATACTTTTATACGCAGACCAGTAACCGCTATTGTTATATCGATTGTATTGGTAATGGTAGGGCTGCTGGCTATGATGACACTGCCTATCGGGCAGTATCCGGAAATTTCCCCGCCAACGGTGCAGGTAACCGGAACTTATACCGGTGCAGATGCCCAGACGGTAGAACAAACGGTGGCCACACCCGTAGAAGTACAGGTGAATGGTACCCCAGGTATGACCTACCTGCAGAGTAACAGTACCAGTAATGGTGCGATGAGTATGACGGTAAACTTTGAGGTAGGTACCAACATCAATATTGCTGCCCTGGATGTACAGAACAGGGTAGGTATTGCACAGCCTACATTGCCGCAGGAAGTACAGCGTTTGGGGCTTACCGTTAGAAAACGTAATCCCAGTATCCTGATGCTGGTAGCAATGTATTCTCCTAAGGGAACACACGATATCACATTTGTGGATAACTATACGAACGTGTATGTAAAAGATGCATTGCTGAGAGCTAAAGGGGTGGGAGATATCTTTACCCGTGCGGATGACTTCAGTATGCGTATCTGGCTGAAGCCAGACAAGCTGGCCGCAATGGGTGTTACTGCTGATGATATCCGTGCCGCATTACAGGAACAGAACGCACAGATTACGGCGGGTTCCATTGGGGCACCACCGCAGCAAACCGGACAGACTTTTGAATATACCATATTTGTAAAAGGACGTTTGACAACACCGAAGGAATTTGAGGACATCGTTGTAAAAACACGCCCCAGTGATGGAACATTGGTATATCTGAAGGATGTAGCCCGCGTAGAGTTAGGTAAGTTTAACTATGCAGGTAATAACTTTGTGGATGGGAAGAGAGCATCCTATCTGCTGGTATACCAGGCACCGGGTAGTAATGCGATTGAAACAGCTGAAGCGGTAGTAGCTACCATGGAGCAGCTGAAAAAATCGTTCCCCGCAGATATAGAATATGTAGTACCATTTGAATCAGTAACCGTAGTAAAAGTGTCTATCAAAGAAGTGTTGCACACGCTGGTAGAAGCACTGATACTGGTAGTACTGGTAGTATTCCTGTTCTTACAGAGCTGGCGTGCTACATTGATTCCAATATTGGCGATCCCGGTATCTATTATTGCCACGTTTATCTTCTTTATACCGTTAGGCTTTACGATCAACACCCTTACCCTGTTCGGGTTTGTACTGGCCATTGGTATTGTGGTGGATGATGCCATCGTGGTGGTGGAAGCGGTGCAACATAATATGGACCATGAGAAGATGTCGCCAAAGGATGCCACTACCCAGGCCATGAAAGAGATCTCCGGGCCGGTAATTGCCATTGCATTGATCCTCGCGGCAGTGTTTGTGCCGGTAGGATTTATCCCTGGTATCGTAGGCCGGTTGTATCAGCAATTTGCGATCACAATCGCGATTTCCGTATTGATCTCTGCATTTGTGGCACTGTCATTAACTCCGGCGCTGTGTATATTGATCCTGCGCCCGATGAACCTGAGCAAGGATTCGAAGGGGCTGAATAAATTCTTCTTTAAGTTTAACAGATGGTTTGGTCATACTACCTCCCGTTATTCATTAGGTGTGAAGAAAAGTATTAAGCTGGCACGCTATGTTATCATCCTGCTGGTTTGTATCATGGTGGGTACCATGCTTTTATTTAAAGCAAAACCTTCCGGATTTATTCCTACAGAAGATGAGGGACGCTTGCTGATTACTTTTGACTTGCCGGAGTCCTCCTCTACAGAGCGTACGGTAGGGGTATTGACCTCTATGATGAGAGATCTGGACAGTATTCCTGAGATAGCGCACTATGCCGCACTGGGAGGTTTGAACGTAATTAACTTTGCGACCAAATCAAACAGTGGTACGATGTTCTGCCAGCTGAAACCATGGGATGAGCGGAAGGAGAAATCACAGCAGATATTTGGATTGGTAGCCAGGGTACAGCAAAAATTTGCCAAGTACAAGGAAGCCAATGTGGTGGTAATTCCGCCACCGGCTATTCCGGGGTTAGGATCTACAGCAGGTTTCTCTTTTATACTGCAACAGAAAACAGCTGGTGAAGTAAAGGCCTTTGAAGGGGTATTACAGCAATTTCTGGGAGAGATCAACAAACGTCCTGAAATAGCAAGAGGGTTCTCCTTCTTTACCGCACGGACACCAGGTTATCAATTGGATATAGACCGTGAGAAAGCGAAAAAGCTGGGTGTAAGAATATCCGATATCGGTACGGCTTTGCAAACCTATATGGGTAGTGCTTATATCAACGACTTTACCATCTATGGCCGTAACTTCCGTGTACTGGCGCAGGCAGACTCTACTTATCGCGGAGATATTAAGAACCTGTCGCAGATATTTGTACGTAACCAATCGGGAGGTATGGTGCCATTAAGCACATTAACTTCTTATAAGGTGATAGAAAGTGCACCGGTAATATCGCATTACAACCTGTTCCGTTCTGCGGAAATAAATGGTGGTCCTGCACCGGGTTATAGTAGTGGTGATGCGATCAACGCACTGAAAGAGGTAGCTGCACAGGTGTTGCCGGATGGATATGGCTATGAGTTCTCCGGGTTGAGCCGTGAGGAGTTGTTGTCAGGATCCAAAACGGTGTACATCTTTGCCCTGTCTATCATCTTTGTATTCCTTTTCCTGGCAGCGTTGTATGAAAGCTGGTCGGTACCGTTCTCTGTACTGCTGGCAGTACCTATTGGTGCCTTTGGCGCCATCCTGGTACTTACCTTCCTGCCTAGCCTGAGTAATAACGTATATGCACAGATTGGGTTGATTACCCTTATTGGGTTGTCGGCCAAAAATGCCATCCTGATAGTGGAGTTTGCGAAAGAGCGTGTAGACAGGGGGATGGAGCTGGTAACAGCTGCCGTGGAAGCTGCGAAGCTGCGTTTACGCCCCATTATCATGACTTCCCTCGCTTTCCTCTTAGGTATCATGCCGCTGGTATTATCTTCCGGTGCAGGTGCGGAAGCGCGTAAAACGATGGGTTGGACCGTACTGGGAGGTATGTTTACCGCTACCTTCCTGGCTATATTTATTGTACCGGTATTATTTGTGGTAATTACCCGTTTGGCATATGGTAAAGCCAAATTGCAGCAAATGCGTGAACTGTATAATGAAATACCAGACCGCGATGTACAGGGGAAATTATAG
- a CDS encoding TonB-dependent receptor: MHLFINRALLLLCLLCTVSFSFTASAVTEPLSAIKGIVVTSDGEPAAYVAVQIKEKNRGTLTNEKGEFVFKKLPPGRYTLQVMLIGYKTMSQEVEVTEDQIIQVKLELETTDKQLKEVIINGTRNRYKNDSLSGSLRLRTPILEVPQNIQVISANVIADQQVFDVVDGVTRNVSGATRVGHWDNQYANIRMRGSKIPAFRNGMNIEASWGPTAEDAAMIDRIEFVKGPAGFMLAGGEPGGFYNVVTKKPTGITKGAATVSMGSFSTYRAALDFDGKLSKDGKLLYRLNIAGQQKDYYTKYNYNNRYLFAPVLKYLVDDRTSVTLEYTYQTSKYLANGNYVFSKRKLLDENISNDFFYGDPSMEPGKLKDHSAYLYFDHKMNDRWEAHAQVAYFNFSMVANSTWANSVEENGDMQRSFSVADEVGENRFAQASVSGEEYTGSVRHRILAGVDMGNKKFWGDFRTLGTLQFGEGKVFNVYNPIYSLPFGAMPAIDRSQSVKTRAGGSNYVSAVNYTSAYIQDELGFFNNKLRLSLAGRFTHSETVGKTKGAEIKDNVFTPRVGLSYSIDKSTTVYGLFDQSFVPVPGADSSQNAFKPIKGVDVEAGVKKEWFDGKWVASATVYRIARQNSLVNLGIKDSRGADVQEQLGETVTKGVEVDINGEVLPGLNATLNYAYTDSKISKEAPNATTKTVGNITPNTATHITNAWLNYRVGKGFLNGFGVTGGIQWMADRYVGNATKVFSIPNYFRTDAGVSYLKGKYSVSLLVNNLLNDQQLLTAASIPTTATGFYNYIVEARRNFRMTIGYRF, from the coding sequence ATGCATCTATTTATTAACAGGGCATTGCTACTGCTATGCCTATTATGTACTGTCAGCTTTTCTTTTACTGCATCGGCAGTTACAGAACCATTATCTGCTATTAAAGGAATCGTTGTTACATCAGATGGTGAACCTGCTGCTTATGTGGCGGTACAGATCAAAGAAAAGAACCGCGGCACACTGACCAATGAAAAAGGGGAATTTGTGTTTAAAAAGCTGCCTCCTGGCCGTTATACACTTCAGGTGATGCTGATCGGATATAAAACAATGTCGCAGGAGGTAGAGGTGACCGAGGACCAGATTATTCAGGTAAAGCTGGAGCTGGAAACTACCGATAAGCAGCTAAAAGAAGTGATTATAAACGGTACCAGGAACCGGTATAAAAATGATAGCCTTTCCGGGTCATTACGTTTAAGAACGCCTATCCTGGAAGTACCACAGAATATACAGGTGATTTCTGCCAATGTTATTGCTGATCAGCAGGTATTTGATGTAGTGGATGGGGTGACCCGTAATGTAAGCGGGGCTACCCGTGTGGGCCACTGGGATAATCAGTATGCCAATATCCGTATGCGTGGTTCCAAGATCCCCGCTTTCAGGAATGGTATGAACATTGAAGCCAGTTGGGGACCTACAGCAGAAGATGCTGCCATGATAGACCGTATTGAATTTGTAAAAGGACCTGCCGGATTTATGCTGGCAGGTGGTGAGCCCGGTGGTTTTTATAATGTGGTAACCAAGAAACCAACCGGGATTACCAAGGGGGCTGCTACAGTGAGCATGGGTAGTTTCAGTACCTATCGTGCAGCGCTGGATTTTGATGGAAAGCTGAGCAAAGATGGCAAATTGCTATACCGGCTGAACATTGCAGGCCAACAGAAAGATTATTATACCAAATACAATTATAATAACCGCTACCTGTTTGCACCTGTATTAAAATACCTGGTAGATGACCGTACCTCCGTTACACTGGAATATACTTATCAGACTTCGAAGTACCTGGCCAATGGCAACTATGTATTCTCAAAAAGGAAATTGCTGGACGAAAATATCTCCAATGACTTCTTTTATGGTGATCCTTCTATGGAGCCGGGTAAACTAAAAGACCACAGTGCTTACTTGTATTTCGATCATAAAATGAATGACAGGTGGGAAGCACATGCACAGGTAGCTTACTTCAATTTCAGTATGGTAGCCAATAGCACCTGGGCCAATAGCGTAGAAGAAAACGGAGATATGCAGCGGTCTTTCAGTGTAGCAGATGAGGTAGGGGAGAACCGTTTTGCACAGGCTTCCGTTTCCGGCGAAGAGTATACCGGATCTGTGCGTCACCGGATACTGGCAGGAGTGGATATGGGGAATAAAAAGTTCTGGGGGGATTTCAGAACACTTGGTACCCTTCAGTTTGGAGAAGGAAAAGTATTCAATGTATATAATCCAATCTATAGTCTGCCTTTTGGCGCTATGCCGGCAATAGACCGCAGCCAGAGTGTAAAAACCAGAGCAGGAGGCAGTAACTATGTAAGTGCTGTGAACTATACTTCTGCCTACATACAGGATGAATTGGGCTTCTTTAATAATAAGTTACGTTTATCCCTGGCAGGACGCTTTACTCATTCAGAAACGGTGGGTAAAACCAAGGGGGCTGAAATAAAGGATAACGTGTTTACGCCCCGTGTAGGGCTGAGCTATTCAATAGATAAATCCACTACCGTTTATGGATTGTTTGACCAGTCTTTTGTACCCGTACCAGGCGCAGATTCCAGTCAGAATGCCTTTAAGCCAATAAAAGGAGTAGATGTGGAAGCTGGTGTTAAAAAAGAATGGTTCGATGGTAAATGGGTAGCTTCTGCTACGGTGTACCGCATTGCCCGCCAGAACTCTCTGGTAAACCTGGGTATAAAAGACAGTCGTGGTGCAGATGTACAGGAACAATTAGGCGAAACCGTTACCAAAGGAGTAGAAGTAGATATCAATGGTGAGGTCCTTCCAGGCCTGAATGCAACGCTGAACTACGCCTATACGGATTCTAAGATTTCGAAGGAAGCGCCTAATGCTACGACGAAAACAGTAGGCAATATCACCCCCAACACGGCTACGCATATCACTAATGCATGGCTTAATTATCGTGTGGGTAAAGGTTTTCTGAATGGGTTTGGTGTAACAGGTGGTATACAGTGGATGGCAGACCGGTATGTGGGCAATGCCACCAAAGTGTTCAGTATCCCTAACTATTTCCGTACGGATGCGGGCGTTAGCTATCTGAAAGGAAAGTACAGTGTATCACTGCTGGTAAATAACCTGCTCAATGATCAGCAACTGCTCACTGCTGCTTCTATACCTACTACAGCTACCGGTTTCTATAATTACATTGTAGAAGCACGCCGTAATTTCAGAATGACTATTGGCTATCGGTTCTAA